In Microbacterium lushaniae, the following are encoded in one genomic region:
- the msrA gene encoding peptide-methionine (S)-S-oxide reductase MsrA produces MTTFVLAGGCFWCLDAAYRVLRGVTSVVSGYTGGETPSPTYEQVCTGRTGHAEAVAVSFDPEVISSDIILDAFFTMHDPRQLNRQGRDIGTQYRSAMFFADDEQRRVFEAARDRASQWWDGGIVTTIEPLGEFFPAEDAHQDFFAKNPTQGYCLAVAAPKVSKVRARFADYLITG; encoded by the coding sequence ATGACCACCTTCGTGCTGGCAGGCGGCTGCTTCTGGTGCCTGGATGCCGCCTACCGTGTCCTGCGCGGGGTGACTTCCGTGGTCTCCGGCTACACCGGCGGTGAGACCCCCTCACCGACCTACGAGCAGGTCTGCACGGGACGAACCGGCCACGCCGAAGCCGTCGCAGTGTCCTTCGATCCCGAGGTGATCTCCTCCGACATCATCCTCGACGCGTTCTTCACGATGCACGACCCGCGTCAGCTGAACCGGCAGGGCAGAGACATCGGAACCCAGTACCGCAGTGCGATGTTCTTCGCCGACGACGAGCAGCGCCGAGTCTTCGAGGCCGCGCGCGACCGGGCGTCGCAGTGGTGGGACGGCGGGATCGTGACGACGATCGAGCCTCTCGGCGAGTTCTTCCCCGCAGAGGACGCGCACCAGGACTTCTTCGCGAAGAACCCCACGCAGGGCTATTGCCTGGCCGTGGCCGCGCCCAAGGTCAGCAAGGTGCGCGCCCGCTTCGCCGACTACCTCATCACCGGCTGA
- a CDS encoding PLP-dependent aminotransferase family protein, translating to MDSRISARALAAGLGGWRSSEPAYEALADAVRLLCLDNRLAAHTALPAERELASALRVSRTTVAAAYRSLRDSGHIRSLRGSGSVTLPLVRTDPGVRPGVADAIDLQQASPPAWPGLAGVITEVAAGAATLVARSGYDVVGHAGLREQIAQRYCERGIPTDADEVLVTSGAQSAIHLIAAVLLGRADRVLIETPTYPHAADAFRRAGARMVAVPVSTADGWDLDRAEQAFARTLPVLAYLMPSFQNPTGRTMTREEVASLSAAADRVGTLVVIDETIADLVIDDDGGPEPFAGDTRVVRIGSLGKTVWGGLRVGWVRAPADIIRRLAAARPVHDLGTPEFEQAVAAALLPRMPEIIVQRGERLRTGRDALSAALASLLPQWQVPRVHGGVSLWVELDAPLSSPLVIAARSRGLYLSAGARFAVEGGHDRHLRVPFTSPPDELARAAGILADTWPEVVAGAPLGRAERFDAVV from the coding sequence ATGGATTCGCGCATCTCCGCACGTGCGCTGGCGGCGGGCCTGGGTGGGTGGCGCAGCAGCGAACCGGCGTACGAGGCGCTGGCGGACGCGGTGCGGCTGCTGTGCCTGGACAACCGCCTGGCGGCGCACACGGCGCTCCCGGCCGAGCGTGAATTGGCCTCCGCCCTGCGTGTCAGTCGCACCACCGTGGCCGCGGCGTACCGGAGCCTCCGCGACTCCGGACACATCCGGAGCCTGCGCGGGTCGGGCAGTGTGACCCTGCCACTCGTCCGCACCGACCCGGGCGTCCGGCCGGGTGTCGCCGACGCCATCGACCTGCAGCAGGCCTCACCGCCCGCGTGGCCCGGCCTGGCCGGCGTCATCACCGAGGTGGCCGCCGGAGCGGCGACGCTGGTCGCGCGCTCCGGCTACGACGTGGTCGGACACGCGGGACTGCGGGAGCAGATCGCGCAGCGGTACTGCGAGCGCGGCATTCCCACGGATGCCGACGAGGTGCTGGTGACCTCCGGCGCGCAGAGCGCGATCCATCTCATCGCCGCCGTGCTCCTCGGCCGCGCCGACCGGGTCCTCATCGAGACGCCGACCTACCCGCATGCCGCCGACGCCTTCCGCCGGGCGGGAGCGCGGATGGTGGCGGTGCCGGTGAGCACGGCGGACGGATGGGATCTGGACCGCGCCGAGCAGGCCTTTGCGCGCACGCTGCCGGTCCTGGCCTACCTCATGCCCTCGTTCCAGAACCCGACGGGCCGGACGATGACGCGCGAGGAGGTCGCGTCGCTGTCGGCGGCGGCCGACCGGGTCGGAACGCTCGTCGTCATCGACGAGACGATCGCCGACCTCGTCATCGACGATGACGGCGGGCCGGAGCCCTTCGCCGGCGACACGCGCGTTGTTCGCATCGGTTCCCTCGGCAAGACGGTGTGGGGCGGTTTGCGGGTCGGCTGGGTGCGGGCTCCGGCCGACATCATCCGGCGGCTTGCGGCGGCGCGGCCCGTGCACGACCTGGGCACGCCCGAATTCGAGCAGGCCGTCGCGGCGGCGCTGCTGCCCCGCATGCCCGAGATCATCGTGCAACGCGGCGAGCGTCTGCGCACAGGCCGCGATGCCCTGAGCGCAGCCCTCGCGTCGCTGCTGCCGCAATGGCAGGTTCCGCGGGTGCACGGCGGCGTTTCGCTGTGGGTGGAGCTGGATGCTCCGCTGAGTTCCCCGCTCGTCATCGCCGCGCGCTCGCGCGGCCTGTACCTGTCCGCCGGTGCGCGCTTCGCCGTCGAAGGAGGTCACGACCGGCACCTGCGCGTCCCCTTCACGTCGCCGCCGGACGAGCTCGCGCGCGCGGCCGGGATCCTCGCCGACACGTGGCCCGAGGTGGTCGCCGGCGCTCCGCTGGGACGGGCTGAACGCTTCGACGCCGTCGTGTGA
- a CDS encoding YczE/YyaS/YitT family protein, which produces MPRRILQLLVGLALYGFGCALTVTAGLGVDPWTVLAEGLSLRTGIGVGWMTNLLGAVVLLAWIPLHQHPGIGTLANIALVGTAMQATLAVVSTPSAPLPRVAMLGAGLVAVAVASGLYIGARFGPGPRDGLMTGLHARFGTPIWLCRLAVEGSVLVLGWWLGGTVGIGTVVFAVSIGPLVHMALPLFDIPPENRSPQPGAVSAPGTQAARRPA; this is translated from the coding sequence GTGCCTCGCCGGATCCTTCAGCTGCTCGTCGGGCTCGCGCTGTACGGATTCGGGTGCGCCCTCACCGTCACCGCCGGGCTGGGCGTGGACCCCTGGACGGTCCTCGCGGAAGGTCTGTCCCTGCGGACAGGCATCGGCGTCGGCTGGATGACGAACCTGCTGGGCGCGGTCGTGTTGCTGGCGTGGATCCCGCTGCATCAGCATCCGGGCATCGGGACGCTCGCCAACATCGCGCTGGTGGGGACGGCGATGCAGGCCACTCTCGCCGTCGTGTCGACGCCATCGGCACCGCTCCCCCGCGTCGCCATGCTCGGCGCGGGTCTCGTGGCGGTGGCGGTGGCGTCGGGCCTCTACATCGGCGCGCGCTTCGGCCCGGGGCCGCGCGACGGGCTCATGACCGGCCTTCATGCGCGATTCGGAACACCGATCTGGCTCTGCCGGCTCGCGGTGGAGGGCTCGGTGCTCGTCCTCGGCTGGTGGCTCGGCGGCACGGTGGGAATCGGTACGGTCGTCTTCGCCGTGAGCATCGGACCGCTCGTGCACATGGCACTGCCGCTCTTCGACATCCCGCCGGAGAACCGCTCGCCGCAGCCGGGTGCGGTCAGTGCTCCCGGTACTCAGGCGGCTCGGCGCCCGGCTTGA
- a CDS encoding methyltransferase produces the protein MSQTSTRRLWVAYGPAGAVGKIQKDGDGYTVQMAGADAALGTYPSMDIAKRALQSHLKPGAEPPEYREH, from the coding sequence ATGAGCCAGACGAGCACTCGACGCCTCTGGGTGGCATATGGACCCGCCGGAGCGGTGGGGAAGATCCAGAAGGACGGCGACGGCTACACCGTTCAGATGGCGGGCGCGGATGCCGCGCTGGGCACGTATCCGTCCATGGACATCGCCAAGCGGGCGCTGCAGTCGCACCTCAAGCCGGGCGCCGAGCCGCCTGAGTACCGGGAGCACTGA
- the orn gene encoding oligoribonuclease translates to MVGASENDRLVWIDCEMTGLDLTVDELVEIAVVVTDFELTVIDPGFQIVIKPDESALANMSEFVTEMHRTSGLLEEIPSGVSLADAEFQALEYIQRFVPLEGKAPLAGNTIGTDRMFLAKYMPRVDRWLHYRNVDVSSIKELSRRWYPRAYIHAPAKNGGHRALADIHESIRELAYYRGAVFVPEPGPSSDDARAVASATVSAYPFSM, encoded by the coding sequence ATGGTGGGAGCTTCCGAGAACGACCGCCTCGTGTGGATCGACTGCGAGATGACGGGACTCGACCTCACCGTCGATGAGCTCGTCGAGATCGCCGTCGTGGTGACCGATTTCGAACTGACCGTGATCGACCCGGGGTTCCAGATCGTCATCAAGCCCGACGAGTCGGCCCTGGCGAACATGAGCGAATTCGTCACGGAGATGCATCGCACCTCCGGGCTGCTGGAGGAGATCCCTTCCGGCGTCTCGCTGGCCGACGCCGAGTTCCAGGCACTGGAGTACATCCAGCGGTTCGTCCCCCTCGAGGGCAAGGCGCCGCTGGCGGGGAACACGATCGGCACCGACCGGATGTTCCTCGCGAAGTACATGCCGCGCGTGGACCGCTGGCTGCATTACCGCAATGTCGACGTGTCCAGCATCAAGGAGCTCTCGCGCCGCTGGTACCCGCGCGCGTACATCCACGCTCCGGCCAAGAACGGCGGCCACCGCGCCCTCGCCGACATCCACGAGTCCATCCGCGAACTGGCGTACTACCGCGGCGCCGTCTTCGTCCCCGAGCCCGGACCATCCAGCGATGACGCGCGCGCAGTGGCATCGGCGACGGTGTCCGCGTACCCCTTCTCGATGTGA
- a CDS encoding metallopeptidase family protein: MIDLNDDAPGPRSMDAATFEQLVVEELDRLPDDMVDGLDNVVFVVEDRPEDGSLDLLGLYDGWSLTERDRYGSSGELPDRIILYRESHLAACETLEDLRDEVHTTLVHEIAHFYGIDDARLHELGWA, translated from the coding sequence ATGATCGATCTGAACGATGACGCCCCGGGGCCGCGCAGCATGGATGCCGCGACCTTCGAGCAGCTCGTGGTCGAGGAACTGGACCGCCTCCCCGACGACATGGTCGACGGGCTCGACAACGTCGTCTTCGTCGTGGAAGACCGCCCCGAGGACGGCTCCCTGGACCTCCTGGGCCTCTACGACGGCTGGTCGTTGACCGAACGCGACCGGTACGGCAGCTCCGGCGAACTGCCCGACCGCATCATCCTGTACCGCGAGTCGCATCTGGCCGCGTGCGAGACGCTCGAGGACCTGCGCGACGAGGTGCACACGACGCTCGTCCACGAGATCGCCCACTTCTACGGCATCGACGATGCGCGCCTGCACGAGCTGGGGTGGGCATGA
- the clpS gene encoding ATP-dependent Clp protease adapter ClpS — MSGTLIEEDVRRDTAAVSDRPWQTVVWNDPVNLMSYVVHVFRTYFGYPPAEATRLMLAVHHDSHAVVAEGPREQMELHTAAMHDYGLWATVRKAPE, encoded by the coding sequence ATGAGCGGCACCCTGATCGAAGAGGACGTGCGGCGCGACACCGCCGCCGTGTCCGATCGCCCCTGGCAGACGGTCGTCTGGAACGACCCGGTCAACCTCATGAGCTACGTCGTCCACGTGTTCCGGACGTACTTCGGTTACCCGCCGGCCGAGGCGACCCGGCTGATGCTCGCCGTGCACCACGACAGTCATGCCGTCGTGGCGGAGGGGCCGCGCGAGCAGATGGAGCTGCACACCGCAGCGATGCACGACTACGGGCTGTGGGCCACCGTCCGGAAGGCTCCCGAATGA
- a CDS encoding DUF2017 family protein: MSGRLLVLELTTIEVSHLIAITEQFLELVGDTGSSRDPAVARLVPDAYPDDPDASGDFRRLTSGDLLDRRAADARTLLGTLAQHGPVPAVADLDERTAMRPLTVTLDTEESAAWLRTLAALRLVLASRMGIVDEDDDPVDDPRAVLYDWLGQRLDALVAAVGPA, translated from the coding sequence ATGAGCGGGCGACTGCTCGTGCTCGAGCTCACGACCATCGAGGTCTCGCATCTGATCGCCATCACCGAGCAGTTCCTCGAACTGGTCGGCGATACCGGCTCGTCGCGCGATCCGGCGGTCGCGCGCCTCGTGCCCGACGCCTACCCCGACGATCCGGACGCGTCCGGCGATTTCCGCCGCCTCACCTCCGGTGACCTCCTCGACCGCCGCGCGGCTGACGCCCGCACACTGCTGGGCACCCTCGCCCAGCACGGTCCGGTCCCCGCCGTCGCCGACCTGGACGAGCGCACCGCGATGCGCCCGCTGACGGTGACCCTCGACACCGAGGAATCCGCCGCGTGGCTGCGCACCCTGGCCGCGCTGCGTCTGGTCCTGGCATCGCGCATGGGCATCGTCGACGAGGACGACGATCCGGTCGACGATCCGCGCGCCGTCCTGTACGACTGGCTCGGCCAGCGGCTGGACGCACTCGTCGCCGCCGTCGGCCCGGCCTGA
- a CDS encoding YaeQ family protein has translation MAAGATVHTFAVQLADVDRGVYDDFALRVARHPSETDAFMMTRVLAYCLEYEEGIGFSEGISATDEPAVLVRDRTGRVTAWIEVGAPDAERLHYGSRLAERTRVYTHRDPAKLVASWAGKRIHQAETIVVHSFDPGVIDAAASLVERRNTMTLSITERRLYLDLNGTSLDSAVHDLALEAA, from the coding sequence ATGGCCGCCGGCGCAACAGTCCACACGTTCGCAGTGCAACTGGCCGACGTGGATCGAGGCGTGTACGACGACTTCGCGCTGCGGGTGGCCCGTCACCCCTCCGAGACCGACGCGTTCATGATGACGCGCGTCCTGGCGTACTGCCTCGAGTACGAGGAGGGCATCGGCTTCAGCGAGGGCATCTCGGCCACGGATGAGCCCGCCGTACTCGTGCGCGACCGCACCGGCCGCGTCACGGCCTGGATCGAAGTGGGGGCACCGGATGCCGAGCGCCTGCACTACGGCAGTCGGCTCGCCGAGCGCACCCGCGTGTACACCCACCGCGACCCCGCGAAGCTCGTCGCCTCGTGGGCGGGGAAGCGCATCCACCAGGCCGAGACGATCGTCGTCCACAGCTTCGATCCGGGGGTCATCGACGCCGCCGCATCCCTGGTCGAACGGCGCAACACGATGACGCTCTCGATCACCGAACGCCGTCTCTACCTCGACCTCAACGGCACGAGCCTCGACTCGGCCGTGCACGACCTCGCGCTCGAGGCCGCCTGA